Proteins from one Ochotona princeps isolate mOchPri1 chromosome Y, mOchPri1.hap1, whole genome shotgun sequence genomic window:
- the LOC131478780 gene encoding testis-specific Y-encoded protein 2-like: protein MGEAPRRMEYNNSVSIFNWFVDHNFVDSSRIAEIIYKDIWLKPLPYYLGTQVSEDGMEKGDEQPVTLESFSFRIESVGDV, encoded by the exons ATGGGTGAAGCTCCAAGGCGGATGGAGTATAACAACAGTGTCAGTATTTTCAACTGGTTTGTGGACCACAACTTCGTAGACTCTAGCAGGATTGCTGAG ATAATCTACAAGGATATTTGGCTCAAACCCCTGCCATATTACCTTGGGACTCAGGTATCTGAAGATGGAATGGAGAAAGGTGATGAGCAGCCTGTCACCTTGG agagcttttcatttaGAATTGAATCTGTTGGAGATGTGTAA